The DNA window GCAAAACAGAATCATCAACAGTGCCATAAAATTTCCCCCCAGCATATCCATACAGTATGCAGCACACAGCTCCCAAACACCCGACGACAAATTTAAAACGAAGACATTGAACAACAGAATTAAAGCATAACTCTCATATATAGTTGTAGAATCTATATAGCATTCCTTCATTGATCACATAGGCCAAAGACTAATTATCAGTTGCATTCGCAAATGAAATATGACTGATCAAATTAAGATAGAGATAGTACTGACCAGTCATCCACGTACATGTCCAGAATATTCCACCACTACTCAACACCGCTGCTGCTGCTAGTAAAATTAAGTAGTAACCAAAACTAAAGCGAGCAGCAACTCCTAATACTAGCCTCTTAATAGCTAGCCAGACAGAGACTAAGTAAGTCTTTACTAACTACCAAACCATATCATCCCTGAAATTCATCCTTGATCTCTTAAACAATATCTTGATCTTCTTTTTCCTATGATTCTTCAGATGCTTACTCTCCTTCTTCATCTTCTGCTTTAAGGCAAGAGAAACATTGCGCTTACACTCATCCGCATCATATAACAGCTCCCAACCCATCAAAAAACAGAGATAAGCATCCACAGTTGCTAACTTCACCTTCTCACCAGTCTTAGTAAACCACTCCGCTTTCTCCTCAGGCCTCACAACATCCATGTGTTTTCCTAGCAAAGCCTTAGCCATATTATCCAAGTCAAACTTGCTCACATTCAGATCTAACAACTCTTGCCCTATCTTCTTCACAGCTAGCTCATGGACATCTATCACTTTCTCAAACTTAATCTCAAACTCCTTCTCTAACTGTTTAGCCACCGGCTTTATGCTAACACCTACAGCTATGACTTTAGGATTGGAGAAGAAGTCTCGGAGAGACTTACAGGTGTGGTAACACTCAGGGTGCGGGAGGTGGTAGATGAGACAGTGAGAGCCGACGCAGCGCGGTAAGATGTTGTACGGACAGTAATTCTCGGAGCCTTTACTGCCGGAAATGTACTGCTTATCGGTGGAGACACCGACAATGAGAGATTtcttggaggaggaggaagcaGAGTCGTTGTTGGTTTTGGAGACATGTTTGATCCACTTGCTGACAGTGAGGTCGCAGCCGGAGATGACGGTGAGGATGCGGTGGTTCTCGACGTGGATGGTATAGCCGTTGTAATGGTAGTAAGGGTCTTTGAGCGATTCCTTGATCATTTCAACAGTGATTTccatttttttggtatttgagagagagagagagagagagagagagagagagagagagaggtgaagGAGGAGGTTGTTATTTTCTATTGCCAAAGGCGTGAAGGAATGAGAAACGTGAATGCAGGTAGTTTTATAGCGAGTATCTTGAGGGCCCCACAAATTTCTTGCTTCCCAAGCAAGAAGGAAATGGGTGCAGTGTCTGTAGCAATAGATCGAGAGAGAGCTCTTCTCGTTTCAAAATGGTTGGAGTATTAGGGACTTAGATATGCTAAATGACAGGCCATGGAGATTTACGAAATTGGGTTTCATTTTGTAACctaaaagggaaaataaattttcttttttcttttttttttaatgcaagaaaagggaaaataaatgTTTCCAATTGAAATTAACATACACAATGCCATGCTTTAATTAATCACCTGCTTTGtcaactaattataaaaaacaatacttttaGATAAATTCGAAGAAAACTTCAAAGAATTAACGTGCTTTAGATTAAATCAGTGAAGattgttgtcaaaattggaCTTCACGTGCATCCACGTACGctaaatcaaagtttatagAGATATATTAAACCAGTAAGCAGTGATATTTAGTTTATCATAACAAGACATGCTAAATacaaaaaaggtttttaaaaaaaacctagagtTCATACAAGTTCATACGAGTTTAAATCTATAAGCATGTAAAAACATAACTAATGATAAATAtgcttttaacataaaataataatagaatactAACATGCATACGAAGTATATGATGCGAAACTCGTAATCAGGTGATCATGTAATCTATAACAAGATTGACAACAAATCCTAAGAAAGTCGAATAATCACGTTTAGTTGAACTTTGACCCAGAGTTAACCTGTAACTAAGAACCAGAGGTATTGGATGATTGTGAATGACGCCATAAGGTCaattataccttgataagttgAATTTACTCTTTGTcccaacaaagaagaagaagaagaagaagtttgctcaagaaaaactgaattttattaatgtataaaaGTTGTCCAAATTTTAAACACGTTATTCTCTCTCATCTGAATGAATTAGCAGGCCTACTATATATCGTTAAAAAGGTACATATATCTAGTTTTCAATCCAAAtagaatcacataaaaaatcTTCCTGTAGTTGAATTTATGACCTGAAAAGTATATAAAGGTTCAAACTGATAGTTTTGAACCTTTTTAACCCAACTCTCTTGACTTAGCCCATCGAACTTATCTtgaatccattttattttaggaCTTAGAATAGACCTAATAGACACTCttaatg is part of the Populus trichocarpa isolate Nisqually-1 chromosome 2, P.trichocarpa_v4.1, whole genome shotgun sequence genome and encodes:
- the LOC7478828 gene encoding uncharacterized protein LOC7478828, with the protein product MEITVEMIKESLKDPYYHYNGYTIHVENHRILTVISGCDLTVSKWIKHVSKTNNDSASSSSKKSLIVGVSTDKQYISGSKGSENYCPYNILPRCVGSHCLIYHLPHPECYHTCKSLRDFFSNPKVIAVGVSIKPVAKQLEKEFEIKFEKVIDVHELAVKKIGQELLDLNVSKFDLDNMAKALLGKHMDVVRPEEKAEWFTKTGEKVKLATVDAYLCFLMGWELLYDADECKRNVSLALKQKMKKESKHLKNHRKKKIKILFKRSRMNFRDDMVW